From a single Sulfolobus sp. E5-1-F genomic region:
- a CDS encoding mechanosensitive ion channel family protein produces MMPVIIVSAQTSISQALSGIATSIIDAIPSIILFVIILLIGYIIGNIVAYSIRAFLGRIFREEHVRASVDIIAGTVKALIILIALSIALSFLQLGAASGYVQQIANYLPKLAGAIVLLTIGLTLVNILVDYMQRQIGARSQDDLITAIFNVLRFGLYAAILTVAASLAIFSVIPYVDPYVFYAIILGAVILYAAYALIDKVLVPFANSNPDLAYVANYGRLILYIIVLLIAIAIIVEPFGNVTSIIYAISWGLAIAFAIALIPLVISLVKKFLAEIK; encoded by the coding sequence GTGATGCCTGTGATAATAGTATCGGCTCAGACATCGATTTCCCAAGCGTTATCTGGTATAGCTACTAGTATTATCGATGCAATACCTTCTATAATACTATTTGTAATAATACTATTAATAGGTTATATAATAGGTAATATAGTAGCGTATTCTATTAGGGCGTTCTTAGGTAGGATTTTTAGAGAGGAACACGTTAGAGCTAGTGTTGACATAATAGCAGGTACGGTAAAGGCGTTAATCATATTAATTGCATTGTCAATAGCTCTTTCTTTTCTACAGTTGGGAGCAGCTTCTGGATATGTTCAACAGATAGCTAATTATTTACCTAAATTAGCTGGGGCTATAGTACTCCTTACCATAGGCTTAACTCTAGTCAATATTCTGGTTGATTACATGCAGAGGCAAATAGGAGCTAGATCTCAAGATGACTTGATAACTGCGATATTTAACGTTCTGAGGTTTGGTCTTTATGCTGCTATCTTAACTGTTGCCGCATCCTTAGCAATTTTCAGTGTTATACCATATGTTGATCCTTATGTATTTTATGCGATAATATTAGGTGCCGTAATACTATATGCCGCATATGCCTTAATTGATAAAGTACTAGTTCCTTTTGCGAACTCTAATCCAGATTTAGCCTATGTCGCAAATTACGGTAGATTAATATTATATATTATTGTACTATTAATTGCAATCGCTATAATAGTTGAACCCTTCGGAAATGTTACATCAATAATATACGCTATATCGTGGGGTCTGGCAATAGCTTTTGCCATAGCATTAATTCCTCTGGTTATAAGTTTGGTAAAGAAATTCTTGGCAGAAATTAAATAA
- a CDS encoding tetratricopeptide repeat protein, whose translation MLILPKRLIDILSESLSLKEAYTQYKNKNLNYALRLLDEIIAQNPDLKEAYSLKGKILFELGKLQEAYENFQKAQDKIGMAKVLIIQGLYRDALAYLDDNSKESSKLRGLIYLKLENYENALNEIKIIEDEDPLVYKIRGISEFKLGRYNDAIIDLSIAIEKYPTDAELYFYRAMAQKELGNYKEAESDLEIAINLNPYYAEVYFSLGELKEGRGLLEEAVNMYTKAINANPLYRNAYVRRAKSLMKLGREDEAYTDIQKANELNSS comes from the coding sequence ATGCTTATTTTACCAAAAAGATTAATTGATATATTAAGTGAGAGTTTGAGCCTGAAAGAAGCTTATACTCAATATAAGAACAAGAACTTAAATTACGCATTAAGATTATTAGATGAAATAATCGCTCAGAATCCAGACCTCAAGGAAGCCTACTCCCTTAAAGGAAAAATACTCTTTGAGCTAGGAAAACTACAAGAAGCTTACGAGAATTTTCAGAAAGCTCAAGATAAAATTGGAATGGCTAAAGTACTTATAATTCAAGGACTTTATAGAGACGCACTAGCGTATTTAGATGATAATTCTAAGGAGTCTAGTAAACTAAGAGGATTGATTTATTTAAAATTGGAAAATTACGAGAACGCCCTAAATGAGATTAAGATTATAGAAGATGAGGATCCTTTAGTATATAAGATAAGGGGTATCTCAGAATTTAAATTAGGCAGATATAATGATGCTATAATTGACTTAAGTATTGCAATCGAGAAATATCCTACTGACGCTGAGTTGTACTTTTATAGAGCTATGGCTCAAAAAGAATTAGGAAACTATAAGGAAGCTGAAAGTGATTTGGAAATAGCAATTAATCTAAACCCATATTATGCAGAAGTATACTTCAGTTTAGGAGAATTAAAGGAAGGTAGGGGATTATTAGAGGAAGCAGTAAATATGTATACGAAAGCTATCAATGCCAACCCATTATATAGAAATGCGTACGTAAGGAGAGCTAAATCTCTAATGAAATTAGGGAGAGAAGATGAAGCCTATACTGATATTCAAAAAGCAAACGAACTTAATAGCTCTTAA
- a CDS encoding Cdc6/Cdc18 family protein, whose protein sequence is MIRETLKGGKGEVIKNPKVFIDPLSVFKEIPFREDILRDAAIAIRYFVKNEVKFSNLFLGLTGTGKTFVSKYIYNEIEEVKNEDEEYKDVKQAYVNCREVGGTPQAVLSSLAGKLTGFSVPKHGINLGEYIDKIKNGTKNTKAIIYLDEVDTLVKRRGGDIVLYQLLRSDANISVIMISNDINVRDYMEPRVLSSLGPSVIFKPYDAEQLKFILSKYAEYGLIKGTYDDEILSYIAAISAKEHGDARKAVNLLFRAAQLASGGGMIKKEHVDKAIVDYEQERLIEAVKALPFHYKLALRSLIESEDVMSAHKMYTDLCNKFKQKPLSYRRFSDIISELDMFGIVKIRIVNRGRAGGVKKYALVEDKEKVLRALNETFEDSIGIGDFDDVGEN, encoded by the coding sequence GTGATAAGGGAGACATTGAAAGGTGGTAAGGGTGAAGTCATAAAAAACCCTAAGGTCTTTATCGATCCGTTATCTGTATTTAAGGAGATACCGTTCAGAGAGGATATATTAAGGGACGCTGCAATAGCTATTAGGTATTTTGTCAAGAATGAGGTCAAGTTTTCGAACTTATTTCTTGGATTAACCGGTACTGGAAAGACTTTCGTGAGTAAATACATCTATAACGAGATTGAGGAGGTTAAGAATGAGGATGAGGAATATAAGGATGTAAAACAAGCTTATGTTAATTGCAGAGAAGTTGGTGGAACACCACAAGCAGTGTTGTCATCATTAGCTGGTAAGCTGACTGGTTTTTCAGTGCCTAAGCACGGTATTAATCTAGGCGAGTACATTGATAAGATAAAGAATGGTACTAAGAACACAAAGGCCATAATATATCTTGATGAAGTTGACACATTGGTTAAGAGGAGAGGGGGAGATATAGTACTTTATCAACTGCTAAGGTCAGATGCTAATATATCAGTTATTATGATTAGCAATGACATAAATGTTCGTGACTATATGGAACCTAGAGTTTTATCATCCTTAGGTCCTTCAGTTATTTTTAAACCTTATGATGCAGAGCAACTTAAATTTATCCTTTCAAAGTATGCAGAATATGGTTTAATAAAAGGTACCTATGATGATGAAATACTAAGTTATATTGCAGCTATCTCTGCTAAAGAACACGGTGATGCAAGAAAGGCAGTCAATTTGCTTTTCAGAGCAGCTCAGCTAGCTTCTGGTGGGGGCATGATTAAAAAGGAGCATGTAGATAAGGCGATAGTGGATTATGAACAAGAGAGACTCATAGAGGCCGTCAAAGCCCTTCCTTTTCACTATAAATTGGCTTTAAGGAGTCTAATAGAATCAGAGGATGTGATGTCTGCTCATAAAATGTATACTGATCTTTGTAATAAATTCAAGCAAAAGCCTTTATCGTATAGAAGATTTTCAGATATAATATCGGAACTGGATATGTTTGGGATAGTTAAGATAAGGATAGTTAATAGGGGTAGAGCCGGTGGAGTTAAGAAGTATGCTTTAGTGGAAGATAAGGAGAAGGTGTTGAGGGCACTTAATGAGACTTTTGAAGATAGTATTGGTATTGGTGATTTTGATGATGTGGGAGAAAATTAA
- a CDS encoding NfeD family protein, with product MAHPVAITLIIIAILIAILVITGYISDPIIDIPTLALLGFLTYRVINVVIKTRGRNLYSYEGKIGKAVDDIKSGQEGYVIVEGEYWRALALEDIKKNEDIIVIRREGMKLIVRKKVSDIETSRV from the coding sequence GTGGCACACCCAGTAGCAATCACCTTGATAATTATCGCAATTTTAATCGCAATTTTAGTCATTACTGGTTACATATCCGACCCTATTATAGATATTCCTACTTTGGCCCTACTAGGTTTCTTAACATATAGGGTTATTAATGTTGTTATAAAAACTAGAGGGAGAAACTTATACTCCTATGAGGGAAAAATTGGAAAAGCAGTTGATGATATAAAATCTGGACAAGAAGGGTATGTAATAGTAGAGGGCGAATATTGGCGAGCCTTAGCTCTAGAGGATATAAAGAAAAACGAAGATATAATAGTTATAAGAAGAGAGGGGATGAAATTAATAGTCAGAAAGAAGGTGAGTGATATTGAAACCAGTAGAGTATAA
- a CDS encoding gamma-glutamylcyclotransferase, with product MYLFVYGSLRYGFELNHLVAKSRFIGLGYIEGYEMYDLGNYPGIIKGDGIVWGEVYEIDENLIKLLDEVEDYKGSPDDLYVREKTRVYFDQKRKYYLDNVYFYRYNREIAKDMDKIEEGDYSAWSGMPIIVNYFAYAENTNEKILHQRGVDIMLSEIPAYMKGYKLIFNIPCKYGYCANLIEDENGIICGYLQKVFLHTLNSLDKAEQHLIKYIREVVKVYDKNGKEYFAYAYVSSHKEDRMKPSEEYLKIIREGLMRGWGNECISTGLYDEPGMP from the coding sequence ATGTACCTTTTTGTGTATGGTAGTCTAAGATATGGTTTCGAGTTAAATCACCTAGTAGCTAAATCAAGGTTTATAGGCCTAGGTTACATAGAAGGTTATGAAATGTACGATTTAGGCAATTATCCAGGTATAATTAAGGGTGATGGTATAGTTTGGGGAGAAGTTTATGAGATAGATGAGAACCTAATTAAATTACTTGATGAGGTAGAGGATTACAAAGGATCCCCAGATGATTTGTACGTGAGGGAAAAAACAAGGGTATATTTTGATCAAAAAAGAAAATATTACTTGGATAACGTATATTTCTACAGATACAACAGAGAAATAGCAAAAGATATGGATAAGATAGAAGAGGGCGACTACTCAGCGTGGAGCGGAATGCCCATAATTGTAAACTATTTCGCATATGCTGAAAATACTAATGAGAAGATTTTACATCAGCGTGGAGTTGATATAATGTTAAGTGAAATTCCAGCCTATATGAAAGGCTATAAGCTGATATTTAACATACCCTGCAAATACGGTTATTGCGCAAATCTAATAGAAGATGAAAACGGCATAATATGTGGATATTTGCAAAAGGTTTTCCTTCATACTTTAAACTCGTTAGATAAGGCTGAGCAACACTTAATAAAGTATATTAGAGAAGTTGTGAAAGTTTATGATAAAAATGGAAAAGAATATTTTGCGTATGCCTACGTCTCTAGCCATAAAGAGGATAGAATGAAACCAAGCGAAGAGTATCTAAAAATAATTAGAGAAGGGCTAATGAGAGGATGGGGAAATGAGTGTATAAGCACTGGATTATATGATGAACCTGGCATGCCTTGA
- a CDS encoding 4a-hydroxytetrahydrobiopterin dehydratase — translation MSGISSKELEELKNSGWLILEDGKKVKKEFKFKDFKQSIDFLKDIQPSADALDHHPDVCVYYNRVIVELTTHDVGGLTDLDYKLAIKIDELYKLKTSNLQ, via the coding sequence ATGAGTGGAATTTCCTCGAAGGAATTAGAGGAACTTAAAAATAGTGGTTGGCTGATATTAGAAGATGGAAAGAAGGTTAAAAAGGAATTTAAGTTTAAGGATTTTAAGCAATCAATAGATTTCTTGAAAGATATTCAACCGTCAGCAGATGCTTTGGATCATCATCCTGATGTTTGTGTTTATTATAATAGAGTAATAGTGGAATTAACAACTCATGATGTAGGCGGATTAACAGATCTTGACTACAAATTAGCTATAAAAATTGATGAACTTTACAAATTGAAAACTAGCAATTTGCAATAA